In Raphanus sativus cultivar WK10039 chromosome 5, ASM80110v3, whole genome shotgun sequence, the following proteins share a genomic window:
- the LOC108857662 gene encoding probable trehalose-phosphate phosphatase J: MVSQNVVVPDATTGIITVSNSSVFTPSAQKPPTAPGHISISKKKLLKSLEINGDQSQRLNSWVDSMRASSPTHLRSLPSLSSEEELNSWMKRHPSALDMFERIIEASRGKEIVMFLDYDGTLSPIVADPDRAFISSKMRRTVKKLAKCFPTSIVTGRCIDKVFSFVKLAELYYAGSHGMDIKGPTKGFSRYNKDKPSVLYQPAGDFLPMIDEVFKQLVEKTKSTPGAKVENNKFCLSVHFRNVDEKKWSELALKVRSVVKNYPTLKLSQGRKVFEIRPTIKWDKGKALEFLLESLGFDNSSDVFPIYIGDDRTDEDAFKLLQERGQGLGLLVTKFPKDTNASYSLQDPLEVMDFLRRLVEWKQIQQST, encoded by the exons atggtGAGCCAAAACGTCGTCGTACCAGACGCCACGACTGGAATCATAACCGTCTCTAACTCCTCCGTCTTTACTCCTTCCGCTCAAAAACCACCGACTGCTCCTGGTCACATCTCAATTTCCAAGAAGAAACTACTCAAAAGCCTCGAGATCAATGGCGACCAAAGTCAGAGACTCAACTCTTGGGTTGACTCCATGAGGGCTTCTTCTCCTACTCATCTCAGATCACTCCCTTCCCTTTCCTCAGAAGAAGAGCTTAATTCTTGGATG AAACGACATCCATCGGCACTTGACATGTTTGAACGAATCATTGAAGCTTCAAGAGGAAAAGAAATCGTTATGTTTCTTGATTATGACGGTACTCTTTCTCCAATCGTCGCTGACCCAGACAGAGCTTTCATCTCCAGCAAG ATGAGAAGAACAGTGAAAAAACTGGCTAAGTGTTTCCCAACTTCTATAGTTACTGGTAGATGCATAGACAAG GTTTTTAGCTTTGTGAAGCTAGCAGAATTATATTATGCTGGAAGCCATGGAATGGATATTAAAGGGCCAACAAAAGGTTTCTCTAGATACAATAAG GATAAACCATCTGTTCTTTATCAACCAGCCGGTGATTTTCTTCCGATGATAGATGag GTTTTTAAACAATTAGTGGAGAAAACCAAATCAACACCAGGAGCCAAagtagagaacaacaagttCTGCCTTTCTGTGCACTTCCGCAATGTCGACGAGAAG aAATGGAGCGAACTGGCTTTAAAAGTTCGGTCGGTGGTAAAGAACTATCCGACACTGAAACTGTCCCAGGGTCGGAAG GTATTTGAAATCCGGCCTACGATTAAATGGGACAAAGGCAAGGCCCTTGAGTTTTTATTAGAGTCACTTG GATTTGATAACTCTAGTGATGTATTTCCTATTTACATTGGTGATGATCGAACTGATGAAGATGCTTTCAAG CTGCTTCAAGAGAGAGGACAAGGCTTGGGTCTTCTTGTCACCAAGTTTCCCAAAGACACCAATGCTTCGTATTCTTTGCAAGACCCACTTGAG GTGATGGATTTCCTGCGACGGTTGGTGGAGTGGAAACAAATTCAGCAATCAACATGA